The following are encoded in a window of Lactobacillus intestinalis genomic DNA:
- a CDS encoding 5-formyltetrahydrofolate cyclo-ligase: protein MKKIDLRKKQIESLKEFADENQKKIEDKKLLDKFMSTNLWKNSQSIGITSSLPIEVDTSELIARLWDEGKDVYLARANNDPNHTQDFLEYTYMTKLKKSKFGVDEVANPDAKINNELDLIVVPGLAFALDSHARLGFGGGYYDRFLKKYPTKTIALANSRMVFEHAQWPVENFDVPIQTIITPTKIYK, encoded by the coding sequence ATGAAAAAAATAGATTTACGCAAGAAACAAATTGAAAGTTTAAAAGAGTTTGCTGACGAAAATCAGAAAAAAATTGAGGATAAAAAACTTTTAGATAAGTTTATGTCAACAAATTTATGGAAAAATAGTCAATCTATTGGAATTACTTCTTCTTTGCCTATTGAAGTTGATACTTCAGAACTAATTGCCCGTTTGTGGGATGAAGGAAAAGATGTCTATTTAGCTAGAGCAAATAATGATCCTAATCATACTCAAGACTTTTTGGAATATACTTATATGACCAAACTTAAAAAATCTAAGTTTGGAGTAGATGAAGTAGCAAATCCTGATGCGAAAATCAATAATGAATTAGATTTAATTGTAGTACCAGGATTAGCATTTGCACTTGATTCACATGCCCGTCTAGGTTTTGGTGGAGGGTATTACGATCGCTTTTTAAAGAAGTACCCTACTAAAACAATTGCTTTAGCTAATTCACGGATGGTTTTTGAACATGCTCAATGGCCAGTAGAAAATTTTGATGTTCCAATTCAGACTATTATCACTCCAACTAAAATTTATAAGTAG
- the rpmG gene encoding 50S ribosomal protein L33: MADNIILECTECGDRSYLSKKNKRKHPERLSLKKYCPVERHVTLHRETK; this comes from the coding sequence ATGGCAGATAACATCATTTTGGAATGCACCGAATGTGGCGATAGAAGTTACTTATCCAAGAAGAACAAGCGTAAGCATCCGGAACGTTTAAGTTTAAAGAAGTATTGCCCAGTCGAAAGACACGTAACACTTCATCGTGAAACTAAGTAA
- a CDS encoding peptidoglycan D,D-transpeptidase FtsI family protein gives MNYFRKNSGTGSNKQASTPLRMKIILGIIFILFATLIGQLAYLQLAYGSRFKSEVQKSDSTVVSSQVPRGVMYDAKGRVLVGNKANNAITYTKGASTSSEQIYKISNALSNYIKITNEKPTEQQEIEYYLADPEVSKRELAKLPASQKSQKLEQAQITQNVENQVRKEHIKLNSKQKTAALIFNKISGAYTLSTIYIKNKDLTNKEIAEVGEHLSELPGVGIGTDWQRSYPNGSSIQSIIGSVSTEKSGLPSDNLQYYLTQGYSRNDRVGTSYLEEEYEPLLKGTKSTSEVTTKGSGDIQQTKTVYKGQAGASLMLTIDAKYQKEVQSTLKRVYNNALSAGAARYSNGAYAIAMNPKTGALLAIAGLSHDPKKNKTTENALGAINQSFVMGSVVKGATVSGGLINKVITPTNNTLPDTAIYLPGSSVKKSVYPIGTFGSLDAETALEVSSNIYMMHLAMNWVKAKYVPKTYINMPNDSFEILRRNFNMFGLGQKTGVDLPGEVSGIQGKSFNSKGQILSGSVLDLAYGNYDAYTPIQLVQYVSTIANGGYRMQPYVVQSVGKTSSDGKKIYINYNKTPNVQQQIPWTQDELNVVRQGFWRVVHGTNGWGTAHPLKNVKPSISGKTGTAQTFYYDPDNPNRKNPPELINATFVGYAPSNNPKLAIAVVFPGLDPDMEGTYTLQVAKEMVQDYFKLHK, from the coding sequence GTGAATTATTTTAGAAAAAATAGTGGCACTGGTTCAAATAAACAGGCCTCAACACCACTTAGAATGAAGATCATTCTAGGGATAATTTTTATTCTGTTTGCAACATTGATTGGTCAATTAGCATACTTGCAATTGGCTTATGGATCTCGTTTTAAATCAGAAGTTCAAAAATCTGATTCTACTGTAGTTTCAAGTCAAGTACCTCGAGGAGTTATGTATGATGCTAAAGGCCGAGTTTTAGTTGGAAACAAGGCTAATAACGCTATAACTTACACCAAAGGTGCCTCGACTTCAAGTGAACAGATTTATAAGATTTCTAATGCTTTGAGTAATTATATAAAAATTACTAATGAGAAACCAACTGAACAGCAGGAAATTGAATATTACTTAGCTGATCCGGAGGTCTCAAAACGTGAACTTGCCAAATTACCGGCTTCGCAAAAGAGTCAAAAATTGGAGCAAGCACAAATTACTCAAAATGTTGAAAATCAGGTTCGTAAAGAACATATTAAATTAAATAGCAAACAAAAAACAGCGGCTTTAATTTTTAATAAGATTTCAGGAGCATATACACTTTCAACAATCTATATTAAGAATAAAGATTTGACTAATAAAGAAATTGCTGAAGTAGGTGAACACCTCTCTGAATTACCAGGTGTGGGTATTGGGACTGACTGGCAACGTTCATATCCAAATGGTTCATCTATTCAAAGTATCATTGGATCAGTTTCTACTGAAAAGTCAGGTTTGCCAAGTGATAATTTACAATATTACTTAACTCAGGGCTATTCTAGAAACGATCGTGTAGGTACATCATATCTTGAAGAAGAATATGAACCTCTTTTAAAGGGAACTAAGTCAACTAGTGAAGTTACTACTAAGGGTAGTGGCGATATCCAACAAACTAAGACAGTTTATAAAGGACAAGCCGGTGCTAGTTTGATGTTGACGATTGACGCTAAGTATCAAAAAGAAGTCCAATCTACTTTAAAACGAGTATACAATAATGCTTTGTCAGCTGGAGCTGCTCGCTATTCTAATGGGGCTTACGCAATCGCAATGAATCCAAAAACTGGAGCGCTTTTGGCAATTGCGGGTTTAAGTCATGATCCGAAAAAGAATAAAACTACTGAAAATGCTTTGGGAGCAATTAACCAATCATTTGTTATGGGATCCGTTGTTAAAGGTGCAACTGTTTCAGGTGGTTTAATTAATAAAGTTATTACTCCAACTAATAATACTTTGCCAGATACGGCAATTTATTTACCAGGGTCTTCAGTTAAGAAGTCAGTTTACCCAATCGGAACTTTCGGTTCTTTGGATGCTGAAACGGCTTTGGAAGTCTCAAGTAACATTTATATGATGCACTTGGCTATGAACTGGGTAAAGGCTAAATACGTACCTAAGACCTATATCAATATGCCTAATGATTCTTTTGAAATTTTAAGACGTAATTTCAATATGTTTGGTTTAGGCCAAAAGACTGGTGTTGATTTACCAGGAGAAGTTTCAGGTATTCAAGGTAAGTCATTTAATTCAAAGGGCCAAATTTTATCTGGTTCTGTACTGGACTTGGCATATGGAAACTATGATGCTTATACCCCAATTCAATTAGTACAATATGTTTCTACAATTGCCAATGGTGGTTATAGAATGCAACCATATGTGGTTCAATCAGTAGGTAAGACTAGTTCAGATGGGAAGAAGATTTACATTAACTACAATAAGACACCTAATGTCCAACAACAAATTCCTTGGACTCAAGATGAATTAAATGTGGTTCGTCAAGGTTTCTGGCGTGTAGTTCACGGAACTAATGGCTGGGGTACTGCCCACCCATTAAAGAATGTAAAGCCATCAATTTCAGGTAAGACTGGTACTGCTCAAACTTTCTACTATGATCCAGATAATCCTAACCGTAAGAATCCACCAGAATTAATTAACGCTACTTTTGTTGGTTATGCTCCTTCAAATAACCCTAAGCTTGCCATTGCGGTGGTATTCCCCGGTTTAGATCCAGATATGGAAGGAACGTACACTTTACAAGTAGCTAAAGAAATGGTCCAAGATTACTTTAAGTTACATAAATAA
- the miaA gene encoding tRNA (adenosine(37)-N6)-dimethylallyltransferase MiaA: MQKVLAIVGPTAVGKTELAIKLAKKLNGEIVSGDSMQVYQEVEIGTAKATKEEQAEVKHYLVNTRSVFEPYSVKDFVDQATAAITEISKKGKLPIIVGGTGFYVNALLNKMQLGEKTDQEKSVTQKWENYLTENGAEKLWQQLHDKDPVAAEKIPIPNSRRTLRALTVIDRTGKKFSEQQEKIEPRYDYLIIALNSKRAKIYDRINQRVDKMMDLGMLDEARFIYENRAQEHQILQAIAYKEFFPYFEKTANLEECIESLKTASRRYAKRQLTYFRNKLPVEWFDPLEDPNCEQEILEKVEEWLNV, translated from the coding sequence ATGCAAAAAGTATTGGCAATCGTAGGGCCAACGGCTGTTGGAAAAACAGAACTAGCAATTAAATTGGCTAAAAAATTGAATGGGGAAATCGTATCTGGTGATTCCATGCAGGTTTATCAAGAAGTTGAAATTGGAACTGCAAAAGCAACTAAAGAAGAGCAAGCTGAAGTAAAACATTACTTAGTAAATACACGCTCAGTTTTTGAGCCGTATTCAGTTAAGGACTTTGTTGATCAAGCAACAGCGGCTATTACTGAAATAAGTAAAAAAGGTAAGCTACCGATAATTGTTGGCGGAACTGGTTTTTATGTAAATGCATTGCTTAATAAAATGCAATTGGGTGAAAAAACTGATCAAGAAAAAAGTGTTACTCAAAAATGGGAAAACTATTTAACTGAAAATGGCGCTGAAAAGCTCTGGCAACAACTGCATGATAAGGATCCAGTAGCAGCTGAAAAAATCCCCATTCCTAATAGTCGTCGGACTCTGAGAGCCCTTACGGTTATTGATCGAACTGGTAAAAAGTTTTCTGAACAACAAGAAAAAATTGAGCCTCGCTATGATTATTTGATTATTGCTTTGAATTCAAAAAGAGCAAAAATTTATGATCGAATTAACCAAAGAGTGGATAAAATGATGGATTTGGGGATGCTGGATGAAGCCAGATTCATTTATGAAAATCGTGCCCAGGAGCATCAGATCTTGCAAGCAATTGCTTATAAAGAGTTCTTTCCCTATTTTGAGAAAACCGCAAATTTGGAAGAATGTATTGAAAGTTTAAAAACAGCATCACGCCGATATGCAAAAAGGCAGCTAACATATTTTCGTAATAAGTTGCCGGTGGAGTGGTTTGATCCTTTAGAAGATCCAAATTGTGAGCAAGAGATTTTAGAAAAAGTGGAAGAGTGGTTAAATGTTTGA
- a CDS encoding rhomboid family intramembrane serine protease, which produces MNRKLNFNTTFVTFGILIVLLVVFIVEIFMGGSENNYTLMKMGAMSNYAVVAGNQWWRLFTAQFLHIGVLHLVSNAVIIYYMGQYMEPMLGHLRFLLVYLLSGIGGNLLSLAFGSDKVISAGASTALFGLFGAMTAIGLRNMKNPMISYLGRQAFVLAIVNIALDLFAPNIDIQGHIGGFVAGFLLAIIVGDRTMRKYNPKWRVVAAAVLIVYVVWTVRLGMVVKF; this is translated from the coding sequence ATGAATCGAAAACTAAACTTTAATACGACCTTTGTGACCTTTGGAATATTGATTGTTTTGCTTGTCGTATTTATTGTCGAAATTTTTATGGGTGGTTCTGAAAATAACTACACTTTAATGAAAATGGGTGCGATGAGTAATTATGCAGTTGTTGCTGGTAATCAATGGTGGCGACTTTTTACTGCACAATTCTTACATATTGGGGTTCTACATTTAGTCTCAAATGCAGTGATTATTTACTACATGGGTCAATATATGGAGCCTATGTTAGGACATCTGCGCTTTTTGCTTGTTTACCTACTATCAGGAATTGGCGGAAACTTGCTCAGTTTAGCTTTTGGTAGTGATAAGGTGATTAGCGCCGGTGCTTCAACAGCTTTATTCGGCTTATTTGGGGCAATGACTGCAATTGGTTTGCGTAATATGAAAAACCCAATGATCAGCTATTTAGGACGCCAGGCTTTTGTTTTGGCCATTGTTAATATTGCTTTAGATTTATTTGCGCCGAACATTGATATTCAAGGCCATATTGGTGGTTTTGTGGCAGGATTCTTGCTGGCAATTATTGTCGGTGATCGAACAATGCGTAAATATAATCCAAAATGGCGTGTCGTTGCAGCGGCTGTATTGATTGTTTATGTAGTGTGGACTGTTAGATTAGGAATGGTAGTCAAATTCTAA
- a CDS encoding rhodanese-like domain-containing protein, whose product MSQFLIILDTVLIIIILGIGGVWLFNKIQAKRLGGALTNEEFKDGMRKAQIVDLREKQPFKRKHIDGARNLPYTMLKYNYTELRSDLPVYLYSDSVTVTLRAARFLKKKGFKSIHWLDGGFENWKGRTKASKY is encoded by the coding sequence ATGTCACAATTTTTGATTATCTTAGATACCGTTTTAATCATTATTATTCTTGGAATCGGTGGAGTGTGGCTTTTTAACAAAATTCAAGCTAAACGTCTTGGTGGCGCACTCACTAACGAAGAATTTAAAGACGGCATGAGAAAGGCTCAAATCGTTGATTTACGCGAAAAACAACCATTTAAGCGTAAGCATATTGATGGTGCACGCAATTTGCCATATACCATGCTTAAATACAATTACACTGAGCTTAGAAGCGATTTGCCCGTCTATCTTTATTCAGATTCTGTGACTGTAACTTTAAGAGCAGCTAGATTTTTGAAGAAGAAGGGCTTTAAGTCAATTCATTGGCTTGATGGCGGCTTTGAAAACTGGAAAGGCCGCACTAAGGCATCTAAATATTAA
- a CDS encoding Cof-type HAD-IIB family hydrolase, producing MTLPFKAVAVDMDGTFLDDRKQYNHEQFDKILTEFEKQGVHFIVASGRPYARLKQDFSEFADRMDFVTLNGSRLIIEGKDAGGYPLNRQDVLDLIHEVHDKYGKMATMVFEEGIAYLNTEIPKEERDFLAYFAGKSDVVDAWCDLPEGDIYQITFNMDSSKAKEIEDAFNKTHVNQISAFASANTAIDVNVKGISKGTGLKRLLEKLGMTGKDLIAFGDGGNDIDMLDFAEYSYAMANGMQEVKDHAKYVAPANTENGVFKVLQEYLDKD from the coding sequence ATGACATTACCATTTAAAGCAGTTGCCGTTGATATGGACGGCACTTTTTTAGACGATAGAAAGCAATATAATCATGAGCAATTTGATAAGATTCTGACTGAATTTGAAAAGCAGGGGGTTCACTTCATTGTGGCTTCTGGTCGTCCTTATGCACGACTTAAGCAAGATTTTAGTGAATTTGCTGATAGAATGGATTTTGTGACTTTAAACGGTTCTCGTTTGATTATTGAAGGAAAAGATGCCGGTGGCTATCCTTTGAATCGTCAAGACGTGCTGGACTTGATTCATGAGGTTCATGATAAGTATGGTAAGATGGCAACGATGGTCTTTGAAGAAGGGATTGCATATTTAAATACTGAGATTCCTAAAGAAGAGCGCGACTTTTTGGCATATTTTGCTGGTAAAAGTGATGTCGTTGATGCTTGGTGTGATTTGCCAGAAGGCGATATTTATCAAATCACTTTTAATATGGATAGCAGTAAGGCTAAGGAAATTGAAGATGCTTTCAATAAGACCCATGTTAACCAAATTTCTGCTTTTGCTTCAGCTAACACCGCTATTGACGTGAACGTAAAGGGGATTAGCAAGGGAACTGGGCTTAAGAGATTGCTTGAAAAATTGGGCATGACCGGAAAAGACTTGATTGCCTTTGGTGATGGCGGCAATGATATTGACATGCTCGACTTTGCGGAATATTCATATGCGATGGCTAATGGGATGCAAGAAGTTAAAGATCATGCTAAATATGTTGCTCCTGCTAATACGGAGAATGGAGTTTTCAAAGTTCTTCAAGAATATTTAGATAAAGATTAG
- a CDS encoding aminotransferase class I/II-fold pyridoxal phosphate-dependent enzyme has translation MFDIPEELQKLVVEVDKQIDPKLKEIDDQIVYNQAKVLDAFRKEEVAEADLIGANGYGDDDMGRDKLDRVYARVFNTEAAVVRPQFVSGTHTLFTALNGNLNYGENLTYLTGMPYDTMQEVIGLTPKKRGTLMQRGVKFSYAPLKDNGEIDYQEAKKVLLKNKPKIVAIQRSRGYATRKTYTVRQIKEMIDFIKKTSPKSLIFIDNCYGEFSEKHEPTEYGADFMAGSLIKNAGGGIAQTGGYVVGRKDLIENTKIALTAPGCADEGATMSNLHDFYEGFFIAPNVVGMAEEGMIFAAAIFEKMGMNVTPRWDETRSDVIETIIFEDPDKMQKFVKEVQKYSPVDSFVNPEAYHMPGYEDKVIMAAGNFVSGSTIEFSADGPIRPPYAVYMQGGLTYAHDKVAIINAVKDMFFS, from the coding sequence ATGTTTGATATTCCAGAAGAATTACAAAAACTAGTTGTAGAAGTTGATAAACAAATTGATCCTAAACTTAAGGAAATTGATGATCAAATTGTTTATAACCAGGCTAAAGTTTTGGATGCCTTTAGAAAAGAAGAGGTGGCAGAGGCGGATTTAATAGGTGCAAATGGCTATGGGGACGATGATATGGGGCGTGACAAGCTGGACCGAGTTTATGCACGTGTTTTTAATACGGAAGCGGCGGTTGTACGCCCTCAATTTGTATCTGGCACCCATACCTTGTTTACTGCCTTAAACGGCAATTTGAATTATGGGGAGAACTTAACCTATTTGACGGGGATGCCTTATGATACGATGCAAGAAGTGATCGGGTTAACTCCTAAAAAGCGGGGAACTTTGATGCAACGTGGAGTAAAGTTTTCTTATGCTCCTTTAAAAGATAATGGTGAGATTGATTATCAAGAAGCTAAAAAGGTTCTTTTAAAAAATAAACCAAAGATTGTTGCTATTCAGCGTTCAAGAGGGTATGCCACTAGAAAAACTTATACTGTTCGTCAAATTAAAGAAATGATTGATTTTATCAAGAAAACAAGTCCAAAGAGTCTGATTTTTATTGATAATTGTTATGGTGAATTTTCTGAAAAACATGAACCAACTGAATATGGGGCTGATTTTATGGCAGGCTCCCTCATTAAAAATGCTGGTGGAGGTATTGCTCAGACAGGTGGCTATGTGGTTGGAAGAAAAGATTTGATTGAAAATACTAAGATTGCTTTGACGGCTCCCGGGTGTGCTGATGAAGGGGCAACCATGAGCAATTTGCATGATTTTTATGAGGGATTCTTTATCGCCCCTAATGTAGTTGGAATGGCTGAAGAAGGAATGATCTTTGCGGCTGCCATCTTTGAAAAAATGGGAATGAATGTCACACCACGTTGGGATGAAACGCGTAGTGATGTCATTGAAACCATTATTTTTGAAGATCCGGATAAAATGCAAAAATTTGTTAAAGAAGTGCAAAAATATTCTCCAGTAGATTCTTTTGTAAATCCAGAGGCTTATCATATGCCCGGATATGAAGACAAAGTTATTATGGCAGCCGGCAATTTTGTTTCAGGATCCACAATTGAATTTTCTGCAGATGGTCCAATTCGTCCACCATATGCGGTTTATATGCAAGGCGGTTTGACCTATGCCCATGATAAAGTTGCCATTATTAATGCGGTTAAAGATATGTTTTTTAGTTAA
- the glnA gene encoding type I glutamate--ammonia ligase, with the protein MSKTVTAEDIRKSVEDNDVHFLRLAFTDVNGTLKAVEVPKSQLDKVLTNDIRFDGSSIDGFVRLEESDMVLYPDFSTWSVLPWSDERGGKIGRLVCSVHKTNGEPFEGDPRNNLKRVLKEMEEMGFSDFDIGFEAEFHLFKLGEDGNWTTEVPDHASYFDMTSDDEGARCRRDIVETLENIGFEVEAAHHEVGDGQQEIDFRFDDALTTADRVQTFKMVVREVARKHGLFATFMAKPIQGEAGNGMHTNMSLFKDGKNVFYDKDGEFHLSDTALHFLNGILEHARAITAIGNPTVNSYKRLIPGFEAPVYISWASKNRSPLVRIPDAEEINTRLEMRSADPTANPYLLLAACLTAGLQGIKEGRRPMDPITSNVFEMTEEERVQRGIKPLPSTLHNAIKAFKADELIQSALGEHLTQSFIDSKELEWAQYTQSVSDWERDRYMGY; encoded by the coding sequence ATGAGTAAAACAGTTACAGCAGAAGATATTAGAAAAAGTGTTGAAGACAACGATGTTCATTTTTTGAGATTGGCTTTCACTGATGTTAACGGTACTTTAAAAGCCGTTGAAGTTCCAAAGAGCCAATTGGATAAAGTTTTGACTAACGATATTCGTTTTGATGGTTCTTCAATTGACGGATTTGTTCGTCTTGAAGAAAGTGATATGGTTCTTTACCCAGACTTCTCAACTTGGTCAGTACTTCCTTGGAGCGATGAACGTGGCGGCAAGATTGGTCGTTTGGTATGTTCAGTTCACAAGACCAATGGCGAACCATTTGAAGGTGACCCAAGAAATAACTTGAAGCGTGTGCTTAAAGAAATGGAAGAAATGGGCTTCTCAGATTTCGATATTGGTTTTGAAGCTGAATTCCACCTCTTCAAATTAGGTGAAGATGGTAATTGGACTACCGAAGTTCCAGATCACGCATCATACTTTGACATGACTTCAGATGACGAAGGTGCAAGATGTCGTCGTGATATTGTTGAAACTTTAGAAAATATTGGTTTTGAAGTTGAAGCAGCTCACCACGAAGTAGGTGACGGTCAACAAGAAATCGACTTTAGATTTGATGATGCTTTAACTACTGCCGACCGTGTTCAAACCTTTAAGATGGTTGTTCGTGAAGTTGCTAGAAAGCATGGATTATTTGCAACCTTTATGGCTAAACCAATTCAAGGCGAAGCTGGTAACGGTATGCATACTAACATGTCATTATTCAAGGATGGTAAGAATGTATTTTATGATAAGGATGGCGAATTCCACTTATCAGATACTGCCCTTCACTTCTTGAACGGTATTTTGGAACATGCTCGTGCAATTACTGCAATCGGCAACCCAACTGTTAACTCATACAAGCGCTTAATTCCTGGTTTTGAAGCTCCAGTTTACATTTCATGGGCTTCAAAGAACCGTTCACCACTCGTACGTATTCCAGACGCTGAAGAAATTAATACTCGTCTTGAAATGCGTTCAGCAGACCCAACTGCTAACCCATACTTGCTTCTTGCAGCTTGTCTTACTGCCGGCCTTCAAGGCATTAAGGAAGGTAGAAGACCTATGGATCCAATTACTTCCAACGTCTTTGAAATGACTGAAGAAGAACGTGTACAACGTGGTATTAAGCCACTTCCATCAACTCTTCACAATGCTATCAAGGCATTCAAGGCTGATGAACTTATCCAAAGTGCATTAGGTGAACACTTAACTCAAAGTTTCATCGATTCTAAAGAATTAGAATGGGCACAATACACTCAATCTGTTTCAGATTGGGAAAGAGACCGTTACATGGGTTACTAA
- a CDS encoding YqgQ family protein — MKTLYDVQQFLEKYGVLVHVGKRIWDIELMAIELDNINHSGLIDKHDYLVAKLILQREHEIEERKEKRS, encoded by the coding sequence ATGAAGACTTTATATGATGTTCAACAATTTCTAGAAAAGTATGGCGTTTTAGTTCATGTTGGAAAAAGAATTTGGGATATTGAATTAATGGCAATTGAACTAGATAATATCAACCATTCAGGTTTAATCGATAAGCATGATTATTTGGTAGCTAAGCTTATTTTGCAACGTGAGCATGAAATTGAAGAGCGTAAAGAAAAAAGATCCTAA